One genomic region from Arthrobacter pigmenti encodes:
- a CDS encoding acetyl-CoA C-acetyltransferase: MNTLEQNPQDVVIVGGARTPQGRLNGQLASFSAVELGAFAVSGALDRAGVSTDDVDAVIMGHVVQAGCGQNPARQTSIKAGIGWDVPTVTVNKVCLSGLTAVIDAARLIRSGEATVVVAGGQESMTRGPHLLPGARQGWTYGTMPAVDSVAHDGLTDAFDAESMGSSTERGNTSLKIDRTAQDTVAASSHQRAAAAMESGVFDDEIVPVRVPQRKGEDLVVNQDEGVRPNTTVDTLAGLRPAFSKDGSITAGNSSPLSDGAAALVLTTRANAAERGLSVLAVVGRPGQVAGPDNSLHSQPSRAIAQALERAGWSTGDLDFIEINEAFGSVACQSLKELDLPLEKCNIHGGAIALGHPIGASGARLALHAATELNRRGTGKAAVSLCGGGGQGEALLLYRD; encoded by the coding sequence ATGAATACCCTCGAACAGAATCCGCAGGACGTCGTCATCGTAGGCGGCGCCCGCACACCGCAAGGCCGCCTCAACGGGCAGCTCGCGTCCTTCAGCGCCGTGGAGCTCGGTGCTTTCGCTGTCTCGGGCGCGCTTGATCGGGCAGGCGTCTCGACCGACGATGTCGACGCCGTCATTATGGGCCACGTGGTCCAGGCCGGCTGTGGCCAGAATCCGGCACGCCAGACTTCCATCAAGGCCGGGATCGGCTGGGATGTCCCCACGGTCACGGTCAACAAGGTCTGCCTCTCCGGCCTGACTGCGGTGATCGATGCCGCGCGTCTCATCCGAAGCGGCGAGGCGACCGTGGTGGTTGCGGGCGGACAGGAGTCGATGACCCGCGGGCCGCACCTGCTTCCCGGTGCACGCCAGGGCTGGACCTACGGAACTATGCCCGCGGTGGACTCTGTGGCGCATGATGGCCTGACCGATGCTTTCGACGCCGAATCGATGGGATCCTCGACCGAACGGGGCAACACGAGCCTCAAGATCGACCGCACCGCGCAGGACACAGTTGCGGCTTCGTCGCACCAGCGCGCAGCTGCAGCCATGGAGTCTGGCGTGTTCGACGACGAGATTGTGCCCGTGCGCGTGCCACAACGGAAGGGCGAGGATCTTGTCGTGAACCAGGACGAGGGTGTCCGCCCGAACACCACCGTTGACACCCTTGCGGGACTCCGGCCGGCATTCTCGAAAGACGGGTCCATCACGGCCGGAAACTCCTCCCCGCTGTCCGACGGCGCCGCCGCACTCGTTCTGACCACCCGCGCCAATGCCGCGGAACGCGGACTGAGCGTGCTCGCCGTCGTCGGCCGGCCGGGCCAGGTAGCCGGGCCGGACAATTCGCTGCACTCCCAGCCGTCCCGCGCGATTGCGCAGGCGCTGGAGCGCGCTGGCTGGTCGACAGGGGATCTGGACTTCATCGAGATCAATGAGGCGTTCGGATCCGTGGCGTGCCAGTCCCTGAAGGAGCTGGACCTCCCGCTTGAGAAGTGCAATATCCACGGTGGGGCGATCGCCCTCGGCCACCCCATCGGCGCCTCGGGTGCCCGACTTGCGCTCCACGCAGCGACGGAACTGAACCGGCGCGGAACCGGTAAGGCGGCCGTTTCGCTGTGCGGTGGCGGCGGCCAGGGCGAAGCCCTTCTGCTGTACCGCGACTGA
- the rpoB gene encoding DNA-directed RNA polymerase subunit beta has protein sequence MVAPSTSNNATATSQVDADGAAPRLSFAKIHEPLDVPNLLALQTDSFDWLVGNERWKARVKEALEQNLPGVATTSGLADIFEEISPIEDFQGTMSLSFSEPEFADPKYTMAECKDRDATYAAPLYVKAEFMNNNTGEIKQQTVFMGDFPLMTEKGTFVINGTERVVVSQLVRSPGAYFERAADKTSDKDIFSAKIIPSRGAWFELEIDKRDQVGVRLDRKRKQSVTVLLKALGWTEGQILETFGEYDSIRATLEKDATETQEDALLDIYRKLRPGEPPTVEAAKTLLDNLYFNSKRYDLAKVGRYKINRKLGIDKNLGDPDASVLNIDDIVAMIKFLVALHAGEKTLAGKRDGEEVELRVEVDDIDHFGNRRIRAVGELIENQVRTGLSRMERVVRERMTTQDVEAITPQTLINIRPVVAAIKEFFGTSQLSQFMDQNNPLAGLTHKRRLSALGPGGLSRDRAGMEVRDVHPSHYGRMCPIETPEGPNIGLIGSLASYGRINTFGFIETPYRKVENGVVTDQIDYLTADDEVERLIAQANAPLDSNSKFEEDMVLVRTRGGSGEPVLVAATDVEYMDVSPRQMVSVATAMIPFLEHDDANRALMGANMQRQAVPLLRSERPLVGTGMERNAAVDAGDAVTANKPGVVTEVSADLVAVLNDDGTETNYPIMKFARSNQGNAYNQRVLVAEGDRVEYNGIIADGPSTDQGELALGKNMLVAFMSWEGHNFEDAIILSQRIVSDDVLTSIHIEEHEVDARDTKLGAEEITRDIPNVSEEVLGALDERGIIHIGAEVEAGDILVGRVTPKGETELTPEERLLRAIFGEKSREVRDTSLKVPHGESGTVIGVRIFDRDNDDELPPGVNQLVRVYVAQKRKITDGDKLAGRHGNKGVISKILPVEDMPFLEDGTPVDIVLNPLGVPGRMNVGQVLEIHLGWAAKQGWKIEGEPEWLKNLPNLPREVASTTVATPVFDGATEDEIVGLLNSTNVTRDGERLIGESGKARLFDGRSGEPFPDPISVGYMYILKLHHLVDDKIHARSTGPYSMITQQPLGGKAQFGGQRFGEMEVWALEAYGAAYTLQELLTIKSDDIHGRVKVYEAIVKGENIPEPGVPESFKVLIKEMQSLCLNVEVLSTDGTTIEMRDSDEEVFRAAEELGIDLSRAEPSSVEEV, from the coding sequence TTGGTCGCCCCGAGCACCTCAAATAATGCAACCGCTACCAGCCAGGTCGACGCCGACGGCGCCGCACCCCGGCTTTCATTCGCAAAGATTCACGAACCGCTGGATGTTCCCAATCTTCTAGCCCTCCAGACGGACAGCTTTGACTGGCTGGTCGGTAACGAGCGCTGGAAGGCGCGCGTCAAGGAGGCGCTGGAGCAGAACCTCCCCGGCGTAGCCACCACCTCCGGCCTTGCTGACATCTTTGAAGAGATCTCACCGATCGAAGACTTCCAGGGCACCATGTCCCTGAGTTTCTCCGAACCTGAGTTCGCGGATCCGAAGTACACCATGGCTGAGTGCAAGGACCGCGACGCCACGTACGCCGCACCGCTGTACGTCAAGGCCGAGTTCATGAACAACAACACGGGCGAAATCAAGCAGCAGACCGTGTTCATGGGCGACTTCCCGCTGATGACCGAGAAGGGTACGTTCGTCATCAACGGCACCGAGCGTGTCGTCGTCTCGCAGCTGGTCCGTTCACCCGGCGCCTACTTTGAGCGTGCTGCGGACAAGACCAGCGACAAGGACATCTTCAGCGCGAAGATCATCCCCTCGCGCGGTGCATGGTTTGAGCTGGAGATCGACAAGCGCGATCAGGTCGGCGTTCGCCTGGACCGCAAGCGCAAGCAGTCGGTTACCGTCCTCCTGAAGGCGCTCGGCTGGACCGAGGGCCAGATCCTGGAGACGTTCGGCGAGTACGACTCCATCCGCGCAACCCTTGAAAAGGATGCTACGGAGACCCAGGAAGATGCCTTGCTGGACATCTACCGGAAGCTGCGTCCGGGAGAGCCGCCCACGGTTGAGGCTGCCAAGACCCTGCTGGACAACCTTTACTTCAACTCCAAGCGCTATGATCTCGCGAAGGTCGGCCGCTACAAGATCAACCGTAAGCTCGGCATTGACAAGAACCTCGGTGATCCGGACGCCTCAGTCCTGAACATCGACGACATCGTCGCGATGATCAAGTTCCTGGTTGCCCTACACGCTGGTGAGAAAACGCTGGCCGGTAAGCGCGACGGCGAAGAGGTGGAGCTCCGTGTCGAGGTCGATGACATTGATCACTTCGGCAACCGCCGCATCCGCGCCGTCGGCGAGCTCATCGAGAACCAGGTCCGTACTGGCCTGTCCCGCATGGAGCGCGTTGTCCGCGAGCGCATGACCACGCAGGATGTCGAGGCGATCACGCCGCAGACCCTGATCAACATCCGTCCGGTTGTGGCAGCGATCAAGGAGTTCTTCGGGACTTCCCAGTTGTCGCAGTTCATGGACCAGAACAACCCGCTCGCCGGCCTGACGCACAAGCGTCGCCTGTCGGCACTGGGCCCGGGTGGTTTGTCCCGCGACCGCGCCGGCATGGAGGTCCGTGACGTCCACCCCTCGCACTACGGACGTATGTGCCCCATCGAAACCCCGGAAGGCCCGAACATCGGCCTGATCGGTTCGCTGGCGTCCTACGGCCGGATCAACACCTTCGGTTTCATCGAAACCCCGTACCGCAAGGTCGAAAACGGTGTTGTGACGGACCAGATCGATTACCTGACGGCGGATGACGAGGTGGAGCGCCTCATTGCCCAGGCAAACGCTCCGCTCGATTCGAACAGCAAGTTCGAAGAGGACATGGTCCTCGTCCGTACCCGTGGTGGTTCCGGTGAGCCCGTTCTCGTTGCCGCAACCGACGTTGAGTACATGGACGTCTCCCCGCGCCAGATGGTTTCGGTAGCAACCGCGATGATCCCGTTCCTTGAGCACGACGACGCCAACCGCGCGCTCATGGGTGCGAACATGCAGCGTCAGGCTGTGCCGCTGCTGCGTTCCGAGCGTCCTCTCGTGGGAACCGGCATGGAGCGTAACGCCGCTGTTGACGCCGGCGACGCCGTGACAGCCAACAAGCCGGGCGTTGTCACCGAAGTATCGGCTGATCTTGTTGCCGTCCTGAACGACGACGGCACCGAGACCAACTACCCGATCATGAAGTTCGCACGCTCCAACCAGGGCAATGCGTACAACCAGCGGGTGCTGGTCGCAGAGGGCGACCGCGTGGAGTACAACGGCATCATCGCCGACGGCCCGTCCACCGATCAGGGTGAACTGGCTCTCGGCAAGAACATGCTCGTTGCTTTCATGTCCTGGGAAGGCCACAACTTCGAAGATGCGATCATCCTCTCGCAGCGCATCGTCTCCGACGATGTCCTGACCTCCATCCACATCGAGGAGCACGAGGTTGATGCCCGCGACACCAAGCTGGGTGCCGAGGAAATCACGCGTGATATCCCGAATGTCTCCGAAGAGGTCCTCGGCGCGCTCGACGAGCGCGGCATCATCCACATCGGTGCCGAGGTCGAGGCAGGCGACATCCTGGTTGGCCGCGTCACACCGAAGGGTGAAACGGAGTTGACCCCGGAGGAGCGCCTGCTGCGCGCCATCTTCGGTGAGAAGAGCCGCGAAGTCCGCGACACCTCGCTCAAGGTGCCCCACGGTGAGTCCGGTACGGTCATCGGCGTGCGTATCTTCGATCGCGACAACGACGACGAACTGCCCCCTGGCGTCAACCAGCTCGTGCGGGTCTACGTCGCGCAGAAGCGCAAGATCACCGACGGCGACAAGCTCGCCGGCCGGCACGGCAACAAGGGCGTCATCTCCAAGATCCTGCCCGTCGAGGACATGCCGTTCCTTGAGGACGGCACCCCCGTCGACATCGTCCTGAACCCGTTGGGTGTTCCTGGCCGTATGAACGTCGGACAGGTATTGGAGATCCACCTTGGCTGGGCCGCCAAACAGGGCTGGAAGATTGAAGGCGAGCCCGAGTGGCTCAAGAACCTTCCGAACCTGCCGCGCGAGGTAGCTTCGACCACCGTCGCAACCCCCGTCTTTGACGGCGCCACCGAGGACGAAATTGTCGGCCTGCTCAACTCGACCAACGTCACCCGTGACGGCGAGCGACTGATCGGCGAGTCCGGCAAGGCACGGTTGTTCGACGGCCGTTCCGGCGAACCTTTCCCGGACCCCATCTCGGTGGGCTACATGTACATCCTGAAGCTCCACCACCTGGTGGACGACAAGATCCACGCCCGGTCCACCGGCCCGTACTCGATGATCACGCAGCAGCCACTGGGTGGTAAGGCACAGTTCGGTGGCCAGCGCTTCGGTGAGATGGAAGTTTGGGCTCTCGAGGCCTACGGCGCGGCGTACACGCTGCAGGAACTCCTGACCATCAAGTCGGACGACATCCACGGACGCGTCAAGGTGTACGAGGCCATCGTCAAGGGTGAGAACATCCCGGAGCCCGGCGTTCCGGAGTCCTTCAAGGTTCTGATCAAGGAAATGCAGTCGCTGTGCCTGAACGTGGAAGTCCTTTCCACCGACGGCACCACCATTGAGATGCGTGACTCGGATGAAGAAGTCTTCCGGGCCGCGGAAGAGCTGGGCATCGACCTCTCACGGGCCGAGCCGAGTTCTGTCGAGGAAGTGTAA